A genomic stretch from Campylobacter lari subsp. concheus includes:
- the tig gene encoding trigger factor — protein sequence MEVTAKLIDFANANATVKIAQGAIKAEVEKLAKKASKTMKMDGFRAGKVPVAAILKRYEKELTRDAEQDLLRNAVDGALKEVKKDAKDLVGEPYFEKFDRKDGAIEAQMVLSFRPEVKLDGYEELVPTYNTPKVTQKEIDAKKEELLKRFATPEAIKEDRALKEGDFAKFDFEGFVDGKAFDGGKAQNYVLEIGSKQFIPGFEEGMIGLKIGEEKDINVTFPKEYGATHLAGKDAVFKVKLHEIQELKLPELNEELLKSLLPEEKEPSVEKLEAKLKEQLKNEKIFKLINDELKNQFAEALVAKFDFVLPKNIVEQETDMQFRSSLRNLSEEELKEFKDEAKYKEKRESFKEDAQKSVKLTFIIDELAKLRNVTVSDQELIQAIYFEAYRYGFNPQEHLDNYKKQGALPAIKMSLIEEKLFADIFKKNDKKKTEKESEK from the coding sequence ATGGAAGTTACAGCAAAACTAATTGATTTTGCAAATGCAAATGCTACTGTGAAAATTGCTCAAGGAGCTATTAAAGCAGAAGTTGAAAAATTAGCTAAAAAAGCGTCTAAAACTATGAAAATGGATGGTTTTAGAGCAGGAAAAGTTCCTGTTGCTGCTATACTTAAAAGATATGAAAAAGAGCTTACAAGAGATGCGGAGCAAGATCTTTTAAGAAATGCTGTAGATGGTGCTTTAAAAGAAGTTAAGAAAGACGCAAAAGATTTAGTAGGTGAGCCATATTTTGAAAAATTTGATAGAAAAGATGGTGCTATTGAGGCTCAAATGGTATTATCTTTTAGACCAGAAGTAAAATTAGATGGATATGAAGAGCTAGTTCCAACTTATAATACACCAAAAGTAACTCAAAAAGAAATTGATGCAAAAAAAGAAGAATTATTAAAAAGATTTGCTACTCCTGAAGCTATCAAAGAAGATAGAGCCTTAAAAGAAGGTGATTTTGCAAAATTTGATTTTGAAGGCTTTGTTGATGGTAAAGCTTTTGATGGTGGAAAAGCTCAAAATTATGTTTTAGAAATTGGCTCAAAACAATTTATACCTGGATTTGAAGAAGGTATGATTGGTTTAAAAATAGGTGAGGAAAAAGATATTAATGTAACTTTTCCAAAAGAATATGGTGCAACACACTTAGCAGGTAAAGATGCGGTATTTAAAGTAAAATTACATGAAATTCAAGAACTTAAACTACCTGAATTAAATGAAGAGCTTTTAAAAAGCTTGTTGCCTGAAGAAAAAGAGCCAAGTGTTGAAAAATTAGAAGCAAAATTAAAAGAGCAATTAAAAAATGAAAAAATCTTTAAACTTATCAACGATGAGCTTAAAAATCAATTTGCAGAAGCTTTGGTAGCTAAATTTGACTTTGTTTTACCAAAAAATATAGTAGAACAAGAAACGGATATGCAATTTAGAAGTTCTTTAAGAAATTTAAGCGAAGAAGAATTAAAAGAATTTAAAGATGAAGCTAAATATAAAGAAAAAAGAGAAAGTTTTAAAGAAGATGCGCAAAAAAGCGTAAAATTAACTTTCATTATAGATGAGCTAGCAAAACTTAGAAATGTTACAGTAAGTGATCAAGAATTAATCCAAGCGATTTATTTTGAAGCTTATAGATATGGTTTTAATCCACAAGAACATCTAGATAATTACAAAAAACAAGGTGCATTGCCTGCCATTAAAATGTCTTTAATCGAAGAAAAACTTTTTGCTGATATTTTCAAAAAAAATGACAAGAAAAAAACTGAAAAAGAAAGTGAAAAATAA
- the folE gene encoding GTP cyclohydrolase I FolE has product MQEKFEQSVKNMLEIIGENPQREGLLKTPTRVFKAFEFLNSGYKQDPKQILNDALFESSNNEMVLVRDIEFYSLCEHHLLPFFGRVHVAYIPDKKVVGLSKIPRLVEVFARRLQIQEQLTEQIAEALMEHVGAKGVGVVIEARHMCVEMRGVQKANSTTSTSALRGSFLKSEKTRKEFFTLINSAKQVRF; this is encoded by the coding sequence ATGCAAGAAAAATTTGAACAATCAGTAAAAAATATGTTAGAGATTATCGGGGAAAATCCACAAAGAGAAGGGCTTTTAAAAACTCCTACTAGAGTTTTTAAGGCTTTTGAATTTTTAAATAGTGGTTATAAACAAGATCCAAAACAAATACTAAATGATGCCTTATTTGAAAGTTCAAACAATGAAATGGTTTTAGTAAGAGATATAGAATTTTATAGTCTTTGTGAGCATCATCTTTTACCTTTTTTTGGGCGCGTGCATGTTGCGTATATACCAGATAAAAAAGTCGTAGGACTTAGTAAAATCCCACGTCTTGTAGAAGTTTTTGCAAGACGCTTACAAATTCAAGAACAACTCACAGAACAAATCGCAGAAGCATTAATGGAACATGTAGGTGCAAAAGGTGTTGGGGTGGTTATTGAAGCAAGACATATGTGTGTTGAAATGCGTGGGGTGCAAAAGGCAAATTCTACTACTAGCACTTCAGCACTAAGGGGTAGCTTTTTAAAAAGTGAAAAAACAAGAAAAGAATTTTTTACCTTAATTAACTCAGCAAAACAGGTTAGATTTTAA
- the fliI gene encoding flagellar protein export ATPase FliI, with protein MGLEKLRSKIASQNLTSVFGQITKISSTSIEINGLKTSIGDIIKIVSSEDESKEAMAMVVEVDENLSYLSPFGFVEGFKIGDRAFINDAGMQIGVSDELLGRVVDPFMRPKDGKGPIEASKFMPIMRAPIDAMKRGLIEEVFPVGVKTIDALLTCGVGQKLGIFAGSGVGKSTLMGMIVKNSKAPIKVIALIGERGREIPEFIQKNLGGKLDDTVIIVATSDDSALMRKYGAFCAMSVAEYFKEQGKDVLFIMDSVTRFAMAQREIGLALGEPPTTKGYPPSVLSLLPQLMERAGKEEGKGTITAFFTVLVDGDDMSDPIADQSRSILDGHIVLSRELTDFGIYPPINIQNSASRVMGDIISDEHKLAARKFKRLNSLLKENEVLLRIGAYQKGTDKELDQAIAKKDFMQQFLSQNPEESFEFEDTINMLKMIDTQ; from the coding sequence ATGGGTTTAGAAAAACTTCGTAGTAAAATTGCTTCACAAAATCTTACCAGTGTTTTTGGACAAATTACTAAAATTTCAAGCACTAGCATAGAAATAAATGGTTTAAAAACTAGCATAGGAGATATCATTAAAATAGTCTCTAGCGAGGATGAGAGTAAAGAAGCTATGGCTATGGTGGTAGAAGTAGATGAGAATTTAAGCTATTTGAGTCCTTTTGGCTTTGTGGAAGGTTTTAAAATAGGTGATCGTGCTTTTATTAATGATGCGGGCATGCAAATAGGAGTTAGTGATGAACTTTTAGGAAGAGTGGTTGATCCTTTTATGCGACCAAAAGATGGCAAAGGACCTATTGAGGCAAGTAAATTTATGCCTATTATGCGCGCACCTATTGATGCAATGAAACGAGGTTTGATAGAGGAAGTTTTTCCAGTAGGTGTTAAAACAATAGATGCACTTTTAACTTGTGGGGTAGGACAAAAGCTTGGGATTTTTGCAGGAAGTGGGGTTGGCAAATCAACCCTTATGGGCATGATAGTAAAAAATTCCAAAGCTCCCATTAAAGTCATAGCTTTAATCGGTGAGCGTGGTAGAGAAATTCCCGAATTTATACAAAAAAATCTTGGTGGTAAACTTGATGATACTGTCATCATCGTTGCAACAAGTGATGATAGTGCTTTGATGAGAAAATACGGAGCATTTTGCGCTATGAGTGTGGCTGAGTATTTTAAAGAACAAGGTAAAGATGTATTATTTATCATGGATAGTGTAACGCGTTTTGCTATGGCTCAAAGAGAAATAGGTCTAGCTCTAGGTGAGCCTCCTACAACAAAAGGTTATCCACCAAGTGTTTTAAGTCTTTTACCTCAGCTTATGGAACGTGCAGGAAAAGAAGAAGGCAAAGGCACCATAACAGCATTTTTTACCGTTTTAGTTGATGGAGATGATATGAGTGATCCAATAGCTGATCAAAGTAGATCAATACTTGATGGCCATATAGTGCTTAGTCGCGAACTTACTGACTTTGGAATTTATCCACCTATAAATATACAAAATTCAGCCTCAAGGGTTATGGGTGATATTATTAGTGATGAACATAAGCTAGCTGCTAGAAAATTCAAACGTTTAAATTCTTTGCTTAAAGAAAATGAGGTTTTACTTAGAATTGGTGCTTACCAAAAAGGCACTGATAAAGAACTTGATCAGGCTATCGCTAAAAAAGACTTTATGCAACAGTTTCTTAGTCAAAATCCTGAAGAAAGTTTTGAATTTGAAGATACTATCAATATGCTAAAGATGATTGATACGCAATAA